In Haladaptatus sp. QDMS2, a single window of DNA contains:
- a CDS encoding MoaD/ThiS family protein — MKVNVKCYGSVRAATGQKVVSVDVPAEATVEDALDELASTHADFSDQRDTELVLMREGTHVQTETILAAGDVLSVSNPPMVED; from the coding sequence GTGAAGGTAAACGTAAAGTGCTACGGCAGTGTCCGAGCGGCGACCGGCCAGAAGGTAGTCTCCGTGGACGTGCCCGCCGAAGCCACGGTCGAAGACGCCCTCGACGAACTCGCGTCGACTCACGCCGATTTCTCCGACCAGCGAGATACAGAACTCGTGCTGATGCGGGAAGGAACACACGTCCAAACGGAGACGATTCTCGCTGCCGGTGACGTGCTGAGCGTCTCGAACCCGCCGATGGTCGAGGACTAA
- a CDS encoding ubiquitin-like small modifier protein 1, producing MNIEVNLFGPFREAVGEKTVRRELPDGATVADLFAELADAHPDLEGRVLTAEGDLSGAVTVTKNGKPVSLFDGPATELTDGDVIRAAPPVHGG from the coding sequence ATGAACATCGAGGTAAATCTGTTCGGTCCCTTCCGCGAGGCGGTCGGTGAGAAGACCGTTCGCCGCGAGCTGCCCGACGGAGCGACCGTCGCAGACCTCTTCGCCGAACTCGCAGACGCCCATCCCGACCTGGAGGGACGAGTGCTCACCGCCGAGGGTGACCTCTCGGGAGCGGTCACGGTGACGAAAAACGGGAAGCCGGTGTCGCTGTTCGACGGCCCGGCGACCGAACTCACAGACGGCGACGTGATTCGAGCCGCGCCGCCGGTCCACGGCGGTTAG
- a CDS encoding aldehyde ferredoxin oxidoreductase family protein, with translation MMHAVGPLLTVDVGAREATETNIDDELGTFIGGRGVATKLAHDRIPFDADPFGPENRVYLSTGPLQMSNMSFTGRMNMTGLSPLTDGLLSTNAGGYLSRNFTGTGISVLELAGESDELLAVHVTDDGVSFEEVPELEGAEVPAVTEYMNEHHGLEAENLITIGPAGENLVRYACVMTYDSRAFGRGGLGAVMGAKNVKCVTFAGDSPPEIEMDEEVQSTVHQNAATSDDMMRRQGTTQGTEFINDNFSLPTKYFEEYHFEHADKIGGDAVEEKKYKKAACSVCAFACKLPTRDEARGVETEGPEFETVFSFGSNLMVDDIVDVMKSNELCDIYGLDTISAGNAVAAYLKAEDEFGNADLVHELVEKIAHREGIGDTLAEGISRFADDLGVRNYTVKDMEFAAHDGRVLHGQGLSYAVANRGGDHMYSTTLRLEYSGQIDPEGLDGKAEIVREREDHAAFRDSGIVCAFAGGTELINPEQHEVLFGCDYEDLLAVGSRVVELERHFNNKRGMDRADDSLPYDLPGIEDALTEYYELRGWNDDGTVPDETVAAYSNAD, from the coding sequence ATGATGCACGCAGTCGGTCCACTACTGACAGTGGACGTGGGGGCGCGAGAAGCGACCGAGACGAACATCGACGACGAATTGGGAACGTTCATCGGGGGCCGCGGCGTGGCGACGAAACTCGCCCACGACCGCATTCCGTTCGACGCGGACCCGTTCGGCCCGGAGAATCGGGTGTATCTGTCCACGGGGCCACTTCAGATGTCGAACATGAGCTTCACCGGGCGGATGAACATGACGGGCCTCTCGCCGCTCACGGACGGCCTGCTCTCGACGAACGCCGGGGGATACCTGTCGCGGAACTTCACCGGGACGGGTATCAGCGTTCTCGAACTGGCCGGGGAGAGCGACGAACTGCTCGCCGTCCACGTCACCGACGACGGGGTCTCCTTCGAAGAAGTGCCCGAACTCGAAGGGGCGGAGGTTCCGGCGGTCACCGAATACATGAACGAGCACCACGGCCTCGAAGCGGAGAACCTGATTACCATCGGGCCTGCCGGTGAAAATCTGGTCCGCTACGCCTGCGTGATGACCTACGACAGTCGCGCCTTCGGGCGGGGTGGACTCGGGGCGGTGATGGGTGCGAAGAACGTCAAATGCGTGACCTTCGCGGGCGACTCGCCGCCAGAAATCGAGATGGACGAGGAGGTCCAGTCCACCGTCCACCAGAATGCGGCCACGTCCGACGACATGATGCGCCGTCAGGGGACGACGCAGGGGACGGAGTTCATCAACGACAACTTCTCGCTCCCGACGAAGTACTTCGAGGAGTACCACTTCGAGCACGCGGACAAAATCGGCGGCGATGCTGTGGAGGAAAAGAAGTACAAGAAGGCGGCCTGTTCGGTCTGTGCCTTCGCGTGCAAGCTCCCCACCCGCGACGAAGCGCGCGGCGTCGAAACCGAAGGCCCCGAGTTCGAGACGGTGTTCTCGTTCGGGTCGAACCTCATGGTCGACGACATCGTGGACGTGATGAAGTCGAACGAACTCTGTGACATCTACGGGCTCGACACCATCAGCGCCGGCAACGCCGTCGCCGCCTACCTCAAGGCCGAAGACGAGTTCGGTAACGCGGACCTCGTCCACGAACTCGTCGAGAAAATCGCTCACAGAGAGGGCATCGGCGACACTCTCGCAGAGGGAATCTCACGGTTCGCAGACGACCTCGGGGTCAGAAACTACACGGTAAAGGACATGGAGTTCGCCGCCCACGACGGCCGCGTCCTTCACGGACAGGGCCTCTCCTACGCGGTCGCCAACCGCGGCGGCGACCACATGTACTCGACGACGCTCCGGCTCGAATACTCCGGTCAAATCGACCCGGAGGGCTTAGACGGGAAAGCCGAAATCGTCCGGGAGCGCGAGGACCACGCTGCGTTCCGCGACAGCGGTATCGTCTGTGCGTTCGCGGGCGGCACGGAACTCATCAACCCCGAGCAACACGAAGTACTGTTCGGCTGTGACTACGAGGACCTGCTCGCTGTCGGGTCACGCGTGGTCGAACTCGAACGCCACTTCAACAACAAGCGTGGGATGGACCGCGCCGACGACAGCCTCCCCTACGACCTGCCGGGCATCGAAGACGCACTGACTGAGTACTACGAACTGCGCGGCTGGAACGACGACGGCACCGTTCCCGACGAGACGGTCGCGGCCTACTCGAACGCCGACTAA
- a CDS encoding archaea-specific SMC-related protein has translation MSIEQPVEEGARIHVENVGGIEETDLAFSPGVTILAGRNATNRTSFLQAIMTVCGSDNVSVKGDADEAYVELTLGDETYTRSLSRHNGVVSGDGDPLLDDSMLADLFAFLLESNEARRAVALSEDLRELIMRPVDTDEIQAEIDRLVAERKSLESELDEIDSLKGNLPKLETERGNLQDQIEEKKVELEAKEEELEAIDADVEESRDEKAELEDRLSDLRSKRSALDDVRYDLETEQESLDALTGEQNELEAEDADLPEAPVGEIKEIESEVERLRSRKQTIETEINKLQSTIRFNEEMLEGSNREVLQVLSAKRADESGSVTDKLLEDDATTCWTCGSTVETDQIQTTVDQLKEINREKISSVNEIQDDLDELKTERRDLEKKQQQREQVERRLADIESEIEAREENIETLRDRRTELTEEIEAIEAEVEDLEDDSYSEILDVHKAANQLEYELGKLENDLERVEDEIESLESRIAERDAVEAERDEVQAEIEELRTKIERIEDEAIEGFNEHMDTVLELLDYANIERIWLERVEREVREGRRKVSKSIFELHVIRSTASGATYEDTVDHLSESEREVTGLVFALAGYLAHDVHESVPFMLLDSLEAIDSERIATLLEYLADYSSYLVVALLPEDAAALSDEYQRVTTI, from the coding sequence ATGAGCATAGAACAACCAGTCGAGGAAGGTGCCCGTATCCACGTCGAGAACGTGGGCGGAATCGAAGAGACCGACCTTGCGTTTTCACCCGGTGTTACCATTCTTGCGGGTCGTAACGCGACCAACCGAACGTCGTTTCTGCAGGCGATTATGACCGTCTGTGGGAGTGACAACGTCTCCGTCAAAGGCGACGCAGACGAAGCCTACGTCGAGTTGACACTCGGCGATGAGACGTACACACGGTCGCTGTCGCGACACAATGGCGTCGTGAGCGGGGACGGCGACCCGCTTCTGGACGATTCGATGCTCGCAGACCTGTTCGCGTTCCTCCTCGAATCGAATGAGGCACGGCGGGCCGTCGCGCTGAGCGAGGACCTGCGCGAACTCATCATGCGTCCGGTCGATACCGACGAGATACAGGCCGAAATCGACCGGCTGGTCGCGGAGCGCAAATCCCTCGAAAGCGAACTCGACGAAATCGACTCGCTGAAGGGGAACCTGCCGAAACTCGAAACCGAGCGGGGCAACCTCCAGGACCAAATCGAGGAGAAGAAAGTCGAACTCGAAGCGAAGGAAGAAGAACTGGAGGCTATCGACGCGGACGTAGAGGAGTCCCGCGACGAGAAAGCCGAACTCGAAGACCGGCTTTCTGACCTCCGGTCGAAGCGGTCGGCGCTCGACGACGTTCGCTACGACCTCGAAACCGAACAGGAGAGTCTGGACGCGCTCACGGGCGAGCAGAACGAACTCGAAGCAGAAGACGCGGACCTTCCCGAGGCACCGGTCGGCGAAATCAAGGAAATCGAGTCGGAAGTCGAGCGCCTCCGTTCGAGAAAGCAGACTATCGAGACTGAAATCAACAAGCTCCAGAGCACTATCCGCTTCAACGAGGAGATGCTCGAAGGGTCGAACCGCGAGGTGCTCCAGGTGCTCTCGGCGAAGCGTGCAGACGAGTCCGGGTCGGTGACGGACAAACTGCTCGAAGACGACGCGACGACGTGCTGGACGTGCGGGAGCACGGTCGAAACCGACCAGATTCAGACCACGGTCGACCAGCTCAAAGAGATCAATCGCGAGAAGATTTCGTCGGTAAACGAGATTCAAGACGACTTGGACGAACTGAAGACCGAACGCCGTGACTTAGAGAAGAAACAGCAACAGCGCGAACAGGTCGAACGCCGCCTCGCCGACATCGAATCCGAAATCGAGGCACGCGAAGAGAACATCGAGACGCTCCGTGACCGCCGTACCGAACTCACGGAGGAGATCGAAGCCATCGAAGCAGAAGTCGAGGACCTGGAGGACGACTCCTACAGCGAGATTCTCGACGTTCACAAGGCGGCTAACCAACTCGAATACGAACTCGGTAAACTCGAAAACGACCTCGAACGCGTCGAGGACGAAATCGAGTCCCTCGAATCCCGTATCGCCGAGCGCGACGCCGTCGAGGCCGAACGCGACGAGGTACAGGCGGAAATCGAGGAACTCCGGACGAAAATCGAGCGCATCGAGGACGAGGCCATCGAAGGCTTCAACGAGCACATGGACACCGTGCTCGAACTCCTCGATTACGCGAACATCGAGCGCATCTGGCTCGAACGGGTCGAACGCGAGGTCCGTGAGGGCCGCCGCAAGGTCAGCAAGAGCATCTTCGAACTGCACGTCATCCGGTCGACGGCGTCCGGGGCGACTTACGAGGACACGGTCGACCACCTGAGCGAGAGTGAGCGCGAGGTGACGGGCCTCGTGTTCGCCCTCGCCGGCTACCTCGCCCACGACGTCCACGAATCGGTCCCGTTCATGCTGCTCGACTCGCTCGAAGCCATCGACTCAGAGCGCATCGCGACGCTCCTCGAATACCTCGCCGATTACTCCTCGTACCTCGTGGTCGCGTTGCTCCCCGAAGACGCCGCCGCACTCTCGGACGAGTACCAGCGAGTCACCACGATTTAA
- the rdfA gene encoding rod-determining factor RdfA: MADENDGTTGRSSGRRSKVERQLETYDLTHLAGELERSWNGTGGTQQRSLRELATYFNTAMLESAMTEAGMQTLEGDVETAYRLLTDEEASSGDRLRLRRRLQRDGVDVDQLERDFVSYQAIRTFLTKYRGVEYESDDENRLERTNQSLQKLRGRTETVTQSKLSQLATSEDLTLGEFRVMVSVRVFCEDCGGQFELGELLGRGGCDCSPSL, translated from the coding sequence ATGGCCGACGAAAACGACGGAACGACAGGGCGTTCGTCCGGACGACGGAGCAAAGTAGAACGGCAACTCGAAACGTACGACTTGACCCACCTGGCGGGCGAACTGGAGCGGTCGTGGAACGGCACGGGCGGCACCCAACAGCGAAGCCTCCGCGAACTCGCGACGTACTTCAACACCGCGATGCTCGAATCCGCGATGACGGAGGCCGGGATGCAGACTCTCGAAGGCGACGTGGAGACAGCCTATCGACTGTTGACCGACGAAGAGGCGAGTTCGGGCGACCGACTCAGGCTCAGACGCAGGCTACAGCGCGATGGCGTGGACGTGGACCAGTTAGAGCGGGACTTCGTCTCGTATCAGGCGATTCGGACCTTTTTAACGAAGTATCGCGGCGTCGAGTACGAATCGGACGACGAAAACCGTCTCGAACGGACCAATCAGAGCCTCCAGAAGCTTCGCGGGCGGACCGAGACGGTCACCCAGAGCAAACTCTCCCAACTCGCAACCAGTGAAGACCTCACGCTCGGAGAGTTTCGCGTCATGGTGAGCGTTCGGGTTTTCTGTGAAGATTGTGGCGGCCAGTTCGAACTCGGAGAACTCCTCGGTCGTGGTGGCTGTGACTGTTCTCCCTCCCTCTGA